The following proteins are co-located in the Camelina sativa cultivar DH55 chromosome 12, Cs, whole genome shotgun sequence genome:
- the LOC104732372 gene encoding 3-isopropylmalate dehydratase large subunit, chloroplastic — MASSVISSSPFVCKSSSSSSKKDLGFSSFTKSSQISIHRCQKKSISRKIVSVMAPQKDRSPGTTGSVKTGMTMTEKILARAAEKSLVVPGDNIWVNVDVLMTHDVCGPGAFGIFKREFGEKAKVWDPEKIVVIPDHYIFTADKRANRNVDIMREHCKEQNIKYFYDITDLGNFKANPDYKGVCHVALAQEGHCRPGEVLLGTDSHTCTAGAFGQFATGIGNTDAGFVLGTGKILLKVPPTMRFILDGEMPSYLQAKDLILQIIGEISVAGATYKTMEFSGTCIESLSMEERMTLCNMVVEAGGKNGVIPPDATTLNYVENRTSVPFEPVYSDGNASFVADYRFDVSKLEPVVAKPHSPDNRALARECKDVKIDRVYIGSCTGGKTEDFMAAAKLFHAAGKKVKVPTFLVPATQKVWMDVYALPVPGSGGKTCAQIFEEAGCDTPASPSCGACLGGPADTYARLNEPQVCVSTTNRNFPGRMGHKEGQIYLASPYTAAASALTGHVTDPREFLQ; from the exons ATGGCTTCCTCTGTAATCTCTTCCTCTCCTTTCGTCTGCAaatcctcatcctcctcctccaag AAGGATTTGGGGTTTTCGTCGTTTACGAAATCGTCGCAGATTTCGATTCATCGATGTCAGAAGAAATCGATTTCTCGGAAGATTGTCTCTGTTATGGCTCCCCAGAAGGATCGGTCTCCTGGCACCACAGGATCG GTGAAGACTGGGATGACGATGACGGAGAAGATTCTAGCGAGGGCGGCTGAGAAGTCATTAGTGGTTCCTGGTGATAACATTTGGGTTAATGTTGATGTTCTTATGACTCATGATGTTTGTGGACCTGGTGCTTTTGGTATCTTCAAGAGAGAGTTTGGTGAAAAGGCTAAG GTTTGGGACCCAGAGAAGATTGTTGTTATTCCAGACCACTATATATTCACTGCTGATAAGCGTGCAAACCGTAATGTTGACATTATGCGGGAACATTGCAAGGAACAGAACATCAAGTATTTCTATGATATCACTGACCTTGGAAATTTTAAG GCTAATCCTGACTACAAAGGTGTTTGCCATGTCGCACTTGCACAAGAAGGTCATTGCAGGCCAGGAGAG GTTTTGTTAGGAACAGACTCACACACTTGTACTGCCGGAGCATTTGGTCAATTTGCTACAGGGATTGGAAACACTGATGCAGGCTTTGTGTTAGGGACTGGAAAAATCCTCCTTAAG GTTCCACCAACAATGAGGTTTATCTTGGATGGGGAAATGCCCAGTTACTTGCAAGCAAAGGATTTGATTTTGCAA ATCATTGGTGAAATATCTGTTGCTGGTGCAACTTACAAGACGATGGAGTTCAGTGGTACATGTATCGAAAGTCTGAGT ATGGAAGAAAGAATGACACTATGCAACATGGTTGTGGAAGCTGGGGGAAAGAATGGTGTCATCCCTCCTGATGCGACCACATTAAATTATGTGGAG AATAGGACATCTGTACCCTTTGAACCAGTATACAGTGATGGAAATGCAAG CTTTGTCGCAGATTATAGATTTGATGTGTCGAAGCTGGAGCCTGTGGTAGCCAAG CCTCATTCTCCTGACAACCGGGCTCTAGCAAGAGAATGCAAAGATGTGAAAATTGACAGAGTATACATCGGTTCTTGTACTGGTGGGAAGACTGAGGATTTTATGGCTGCAGCTAAGCTTTTCCACGCAGCA GGAAAGAAGGTCAAAGTCCCAACTTTCCTTGTCCCAGCTACTCAGAAG GTGTGGATGGATGTGTATGCCCTCCCGGTGCCTGGATCAGGTGGAAAGACATGTGCGCAGATCTTTGAAGAAGCTGGCTGTGACACTCCAGCCAGCCCTAGCTGCGGTGCTTGCCTTGGTGGTCCAGCAGACACTTACGCTCGCTTGAATGAACCTCAA GTGTGTGTCTCAACCACGAACAGGAACTTCCCTGGACGGATGGGACACAAAGAAGGACAGATTTACTTAGCTTCTCCTTACACAGCTGCAGCCTCGGCCTTAACTGGCCATGTCACTGACCCAAGGGAGTTCTTGCAGTAG